The Chryseobacterium sp. G0186 genome includes the window CTTCTATATTCCAGGAATAGGTTGGTACATTCTGATAGTTTAAATTCATTCCGCAATAAGAATACCTGTAACTGGTACATAATGAATTGAGATATGCAACACTGGTGTTAGCAGGGTTTCTTAATAACTGTGCCACATCTCCGTTAAAAGTAGTTCTTGTCGTTCTAAACTGGTCCAGAATTGTACCTGCTAATCCTGCATAAGGATCAGTAGCAGTCCAAACGAAAACTTCGCTTAAAGCTACATTAACATTCTCATTGGCATACAGTGTAGTTACATTGTTATGCATGGCGGTCACCCAATTGGTTGTAGTTGTGGTATTACTTCCATTTTGGGTATATGGTCCAAAACCTACTTCGTAGTATATTCTTACGCAATTGTCAGTTTTCTTTTTACTGGTATTGTCAGGATTAAAAACCGGTCTTTGCACCTGATTTTCTTTCAGTCCGTCTACGTCACAGGCAAACGGGTTGGAACTCGTTAATTTAGAATCTGAATAGCTTACAAAATCTTCAGAATTTTTAGCTTTTCCTATTACAACATTTCCTAATTCGGGTGTAGAAGCAACTCCTACGATATCATCATTAAAAAAACTAAAGGCTACAATTGAGGTATTATCACCTTTCACAATTCCCTGATAATAAACGCCGGGGGTATATTGTACTGCATTACCTTTGTCTGTAATAATCTTAAAATCGCTGGTTAAAATCTGATGTCTGTACATTTCTACAGTAATCTGTCTGTTACCATCAAAAGGAAATGATATTTCAAGAAAATCAGGTTTTTCTTTGATTAATCTTTTCAGTTCCGCAGGCTTCAGAGACATCACCGTGATATCTGTTGCAGCTTTTTGATATTCAGCTAATTTAGCCGGATTCTGATCTATTGTAAAAAGATTATATTTTTGAGTATCCTTTTGTTCGGTATGATAATCTGATATTTTTTGAGCAATAGGTTTTAATTTCTGGGTAAAACTAAGAACACAGCATTGCAGAAAGAAAAGCAATAGAATTTTTTTCATTGTTTTGATTTTTTTTTGGTTACTTCACAAATAAACAAAAAAAATCAAAGTATAGTGAAAAACAGATATTATTTCATAATATTCAACATAAGTATTATAATAAATAAAACAAACCAATTAAATAATTGATTATAATTCTTTTAAAATAAAAAAGACGTTAAAAATAACGTCTTTAATTTTTATAATGTCTCTCTGTTTTCTCTCATTTTTACTTTCAGAAATCGGATTAATATTAATCCTGCTCCAAAAAACAACGTCATAGATAAGGCTGCAATACGCATGTTATTGAAGTGTTCAATAAGGGTAGCAAAGATAAATGTACCGATAATGATGGCAATTTTTTCCAATACATCATAGAAGCTGAAATAGGTAGTATTTTCCATGGAATTTTCCGGAAGCAACTTTGAATAGGTAGATCTGGACATCGCCTGAAGTCCTCCCATTACCAATCCTACCACCGCAGCTACTCCATAGAATTGATATTCTACGGTAGGGTTTTCCTTATTTAGGAAATAAGCCCATAAGCAGGCAACAATCCATAGGAAAATTGCGATTGAAATTACGTTTCTGTTTCCTATTTTTTTGGATAATCTTGAGAAAATAACAGCACCAATGATTGCTTCAATCTGAATGACCAAAAGGGTTCCGATAAGCTTATCCTGGGCAAGGTTTATTTCGCTCTTTCCGAATAATGTTGCCATAAGGAAAATGGTCTGCATTCCTACACTGTAAAAGAAGAAACTCGATAAGAAGAATTTTAGGTTTCTGTCTTTGAATAACTCTCCTCCTACTTTAAACAGTTCATGAAAGCTCTCCTTTGCAATATCCTTATAGAAGCCCATGTTGTCTTTTAATACTTCAAAGAAACCTCCTTGTTCTTCATGTTTCTTAAAGAGATTTTTATAGTTTAAGAGCACAAGGTCTTTCGGAAGTTTATCCTTTACATCTCCAAACTGTGGAAGATGCTTGAAGGTATATTGTGAAAATCCAAACCACCATGCTCCGGTTAATAGGAAGCTGATTCTTGTAAATAGTAACTGCTGTGCCGCTCCTTTAGCAAAAACCTGAATCAATATTAAACAGATGACCACCAATACTACGGAACCAAGATATCCGTAAACATATCCTCTTGCTGAAAGTGCATCCTGCCTATCGGGTGTTGCAATATCAGGAAGGAACGAATTATAAAACACCAAACTTCCCCAGAATCCGACACTGGCTGTGATGCTGAACAGAAGTCCCAGAAATACATTGTGCATTCCTGTGAACATCGCTAATCCCATACATGATGTTGCTCCGAGATAGCAGAAGAACTGCAGGAATGATTTTTTATTTCCGATGGTATCTGCCAGGGAAGATAAAAAGGGAGACAATAATACAACGATAAAGAATGATATTGTTAATGAATACCCATATACTGCATCCGGCTGATATTCGTTTCCGAAGATCTTGATCATATGCCTTACCGGAACATTAATCCATTTTTTTGTTTCGGCTACATATTCCTTTTTCTCATACGCTGTGGTAAGGATAGAGTAATAAATAGGAAAAATGGTAGAGGTAATCACCAAGGAATAAACGGAGTTTGCCCAGTCATATACAGCCCAGGCTTTCATAATCTTTGGATTATTCTTTATATTTTTAGGCTGTTGATTCTCAGTTTCAGACATTTCAAATAAATATTAGTAGCACAAAAATAGAAAAACCATTAAGAAATCGATAAGTTTTCAAAAAAATTATCGATTCCTTAATGGTAATATATTCTGAAACAGAATATTAGATATTTTCAATTACGATAGCAGAAGCTCCACCACCTCCGTTGCAGATAGCTGCTGCACCGTATTTTGCATTATTTTGCTTCAACACATTGATTAGTGTAACGATAATTCTTGAACCAGAACTTCCCAGTGGGTGTCCTAGTGCAACAGCACCTCCGTTTACGTTTACTTTTGCTGCGTCTAATCCCAGGATCTTGTTATTTGCTAATCCTACCACTGAGAAAGCTTCATTAAACTCGAAGAAATCAATATCTGATATTTCCAATCCTGCTTTTTTAAGTGCGATAGGCAATGCCTTAGCCGGAGCAGTCGTAAAGTTTTCAGGCTCATGTGCAGCATCAGCATAAGATACAATCTTTGCCAATGGCTTAAGTCCCAATTCTTCCATTTTTTCTTTGGAAACAAGGATCAATGCAGATGCTCCGTCATTTAATGTAGAAGCATTTGCTGCAGTTACAGTTCCATCTTCTTTTTTGAATACTGTAGGAAGTGTTGTAATTCTGTCAAAGTTTACTGCTTTATATTCTTCATCTTCAGCAAAGATTACAGGATCACCTTTTCTTTGAGGAATAGAAACCGGTACAATTTCTTCTCCGAACTTCCCTTCGCTCCAAGCTTTTGCAGCTCTTTTATAAGATTCTATTGCAAAATTATCCTGATCTTCTCTTGTAATGCTGTAGTCAACAGCACATTTTTCAGCACATACGCCCATATGTACCTTGTTGTAAACGTCTGTAAGACCGTCCAACACCATACCATCCTGCATTTTGATATCACCTAACTTGGTGGCAACTCTTGCATTGTAGTAATGAGGAACTAAAGACATGTTTTCCATACCTCCAGCTACAATTACCTCTGCATCACCAGCCTTGATTGCCTGTGCAGCCATTGTTACTGCTTTCATTCCTGAAGCACAAACCTTATTAACAGTAGTAGATGGTGTATTGATTGAAAGGCCTGCTCCTAAAGCAACCTGACGAGCGGGTGCCTGTCCTTCTCCTGCCTGCAAAACATTCCCCATATAAATTTCCTGAACATTCGCAGGATCTAAACTAATTTTATCTAATGCTCCTTTTACAGCAGCAGCTCCCAGTTTTGTAGCCGGAACTGTTGACAAACTTCCCATAAAACTCCCCATAGGTGTTCTTACTGCGGAAACAATGAATACTTCTTTCATGTATATAATTTTTATTTTTAGCTAAAATGAAACGATTGCTTCACTTCTATAATTAAATTTATTTAACTTTTATATAAACTACATCAAATTGAGAGCCCTCAATTTTAATATTAACTTTCAAAAGATTGTCCTGGGTGGCAACAACTTTATTATTTAAGACATCTCCTATTTGTGCCGGATCATTTTTATCTGATTTTTCCATCACAATTGCCTTATAATTGCAATCATCTACAAAAACCAGTGTTGACTTTATAAAATCCTTTCCATTATTGAAATATTCGGTTTGAACATTATCCTTAATGGTCATATGCCATATCGATTCAGGATAATTGGCCCGTAGAAAATTCCCCTCCTTTATATTGGAACATTTAACAGGATTATCCGGTTTTTTCTGCTCTGTTTGCTGGGACTTGACCTGTGAAGTCATTAACACTAAAATCCCGACTGAAAATATTTTTAAAAAGTTCATATCTATATTTGTGTCCTTTGATTTACCTTTTTGCTATTTCCTGCAAGAACCATCAGAAATGCGCCTAAAAACTCTACGATCCAACCCCACTTTAGGGTAACAACTCCTGCAAATGCTTCTCTCCAGGATTTAAAGGGTAAAAAGCTAAAGTATTCCAGAGACTGCATTTTGATAGCTACCAAAGTGAATGCAAATAAAAGAATAAGCAGAAAACCAAAGAGTCTTACAATTTTCGCACTGTTATTTACGATTCCAAAAACGGCACATGCAGCCAAAATCCAGCATGCAATAGCCAAATAGTGATCTAGCTTCCAATAGTTCCAGTTTCCTATAATAGGAACATGTACTAAAGGTAAAAAACTCCCTATAACGACTAATAGCAATCCTAATAATTGAATATTTTTCATATTTACTAAAGTGCCAAAATACAAAAAAAATCACATTTTTAAATGATCTGTTCTTAAAGATCCATTTCATTCTCCTAACAGTCATTAGCCACAACAAAACGTATTCATTATTGTAAATTCAATAAAAATAAAAGCGTTTTATTTATTATTTCAAAATCAAGGATTACACTATACTAATTTTTAAATCACTTTTTCTACTTATTGGAAGTTCAACTTTATTATGAAAAGGTTTTAAAATAAAAAAATTGCACTCTCTTACCGAAAGTGCAATTTTATATTTTATTATTGATTGAATTAATGCTTTACAGAAGAAACATCTTCAGCTTTATGTTTATGTTTAAACAAAACAGCAAAAAATATAGCCAAAACCAATGAATAGATTGCGAATGACAACCATATCTGCTGCCAGTCTTTTACCATAACAGCGGAAGAAAGACTACCATCTGAATTTACAACTGCATTGAAACTATTTTTCAGAATCTCCAGAAACGTAGGGTTATCCGGAGTTGTCTCTAAATAAGTAGACAGATCTGTAGCTGTAGTAAACTTATGGGTAAAGAATTTATCGATGGCCCAACCTGCAATATAGCTTCCAAAAACAGCTCCAAAACCATTGGTCATCATCATGAATAATCCTTGTGCTGATGAACGAATCTTCTTATCTGTTGTTGTTTCTACGAAAAGTGACCCTGAGATATTAAAGAAATCAAAAGCCATTCCGTATACGATACAGGAAAGAATAATAAGCGAAAGTCCGAAACCATCCGGCACACCGTAGGCAAAGAATCCAAATCTTAATACCCATGCCAACATAGACATCAACATTACTTTTTTAATTCCAAATTTCTTTAGGAAGAACGGAATTGCCAGAATAAATAAGGTTTCTGAAACCTGAGAGATCGACATAATGATGGTAGATCTCTGTACTACGAATGAGTCTGCATATTTTGGAAAGTGAGCAAATTCACTTAAAAATACATCTCCGTAAGCATTTGTAAGCTGAAGGGCAGCTCCTAAAAGCATTGAAAATAAAAAGAACAACGCCATTTTATAGTTTCCAAAAAGCTTAAATGCATTCAACCCGAATTGTTCAATAAGGGGTGCATCTTTATCAATCAGCTTCTGTGGTGGACATTTCGGTAACGTAAGGGCATAAATACCTAAAAATATAGCTACTGCTCCTCCAATATAGAATTGTCCTTCTGTAGCCTTATTTCCACTAAGATTTGTAATCCACATGGCAACAATAAAACCAATGGTCCCCCATACACGAATCGGCGGAAAGTCTTTTACGACATCCATATTATTATTCTTAAGGATGGTGTAGGAAATTGAATTGGCAAGGGCAATGGTAGGCATATAAAAACACATCGCCACCAGCATTACTGAAAAGAAAGAATTCGGATCTGCAGAATGTGGTAATATGAAAAGCATAGCCCCATAAAGGATATGTAATACTGAAAAGATACGTTCGGCATTGATCCAACGGTCAGCAATAATCCCAGTAATGGTCGGCATAAAAATGGAAGCAATTCCCATTGTTCCGAAAACAGCTCCAAACTGAGTTCCCTCCCAATGTTTTGTACCAAACCAAAAATTTGCCATCGTAATCAGCCATGCTCCCCAGACAAAAAACTGGAGAAAACTGAGGATGGTCAGTCGTAATTTTAAATTCATAGTTTATATAAAGTATCTCTTTTTAATCAATTTTCTTTTTCCTCCTCTTGATTTCTTCCTGGATTTCAAGGGCAGTATCATAGTCTTCTTCTTTAACGGCATCCTCCAATAACTTTTGAAGTTCTTCCATAGAAAGAGATGTTAAGCTATCTTCAGTAGGTACTGTTTCTGAAAAGGTTTGTTCTTCTTTTGAAACATCTTCCAATTCTAATAAAATTCCAGCCTCATTCAGTACCTGTTGTGTGGTAAAGATTGGAGCATCAAACCTTACGGCCATGGCAACAGCATCAGAAGTTCTTGCATCAAGGATTAATTCTTCTTCGGTAACCTTATTTTTAAAGTTAATATTTGAAAAGAAAACCCCATCTACAATTTGATAAATGATAACAGAAACCAATACATAATTGGTAGAAACTATAAATTTTGTGAATAAGTCATGAGTAAGAGGACGCGGTGGATGGATATCTTTTTCCAGTCCAAGAGAGATAGACTGGGCTTCGAAATTTCCTATAACAACAGGTAATTTTATGTGTGTTTCTTCATGCTCCAGTAACAATGCGTACGCCCCCGACTGGGTCTGGCTGTACGATATTCCGCGAATAATTAGCTGTTTATAATCCATAGCTACAAATATAGATTAATTTTTTGTTGTGTTTTCACTTTTTTACGCAAAAATAAAAGCCCGGAAAGCCGAGCTTTTATTACATTTTATTGATGATCAATGGCCAATCGTGAATTTTACTTTGCTAGTGAATTCTACTTGTTCAAAAGCAGACAAACGAAGTGAATTAACGATTCACCATTTTCACTTTTATCCTTTAATAGCTTTGATTTTCTCTGTTAATGCAGGAATAATCTGGAAAGCATCTCCTACTACCCCATAATCTGCAGACTTGAAGAATGGTGCTTCAGCGTCGCTATTGATTACTACGATAGTTTTTGAAGAGTTTACTCCAGCCAGGTGCTGAATTGCTCCTGAAATCCCTACAGCAATGTAAAGGTTTGGAGAAATTGCTTTCCCTGTTTGCCCTACGTGCTCAGTGTGAGGTCTCCATCCGATGTCAGAAACAGGCTTAGAACATGCTGTAGCAGCTCCTAAAACGTTTGCTAGTTCTTCAATCATTCCCCAATTTTCAGGTCCTTTCATTCCTCTACCAGCAGAAACAACAACTTCTGCTTCTTTAAGGTCTAGTTTACCTGAACTTTGCTCGTGAGAGATCACTTTAGTATCATCATTAGCTACTGATAAGTTTTTCACTTCTTCAGAACCTGATACTGCATTTTCTTTAACACCGAAAGCATTTTGAGAAACGGTAACAATTACTCCGCTTCCTTCTGCTTTTGCATGCATGAATCCTTTTCCTGAGAATGCTCTTCTTTTAACCTGGAAAGGAGAAAGGCTTTCCGGAGCTTCCAAAACGTTAGTAATTAAAGAATAATTCTTCATTACTGCCAACATTGGAGCTATTGATGAAGCATCTGTAGTGTGAGGGAAAACGATGATATTACCGTCTGCTACTTCATTTACTGCCTGAGCAAATGCTTTAGCAGAGAAGCTTTTTAGACCTTCGTCCTTTATATTGATAACATTTGATGCTCCATATTTGTATAATAAATCTGAAGAATCGGTTGGGTTTACAGAGATTGCGGTAACGGTATCACCTGCTTTATCTGCAACTGCTTTAGCGTAAGAAACTGCTTCAAAAGCTGCTTTTTTGTAAACTCCATTTATATTTTCTGCGTATACGAATACTGCCATTTTTTAAATAATTTAAAGATTAAAAAATTAAAGATTAGATCACTTTAGCTTCTTCGTGAAGTAGTCTTACTAATTCATCTAAATTGTCTGGAGAAACCATTTTCACAGCAGCTCTTGGTGGAACGCTATCATAAGATACTCCCTGAACCTTTACTTCAGATGAAGTAGGCTCTACTACCTGTAAAGGTTTTGTTCTTGCAGACATAATTCCTCTCATATTTGGAATGATAAGGTCTTTTTCGTCTACCAATCCTTTCTGACCTGCAATAATTGCCGGTAATTTAACAGAAATAGTTTCTTTTCCGCCTTCGATTTCTCTTACTGCAGTAGCTTCACCTCCGTTTACATCTAATCCTACAGATGCATTTACGAAAGGCTGGTTTAGCATTTGAGCAACCATTCCAGGAACAGAACCTCCGTTATAGTCAATAGATTCTTTACCACAAAGGATAAGATCATATCCTCCGTTTTGCGCCACAGCAGCAATTTCTTTTGCTGTAGAATAGCTATCCTTTGGATCTAGGTTTACTCTTACTGCATCATTGGCACCAATTGCTAATGCTTTTCTGATTACAGGTTCTGTAGCAGCATCTCCTACATTGATTACTGTTACAGTTGCTCCCTGAGATTCCTGAAGTTTAACCGCTTTTGTTAACGCAAATTCATCTAGCGGGTTGATTACCCACTGAATACCATTTTTGTCAAAGGCAGACTTATCTGCTGTAAAGTTAATTTTGGAAGTAGTATCCGGAACACTACTAATACAAACTAATATTTTCATGTGTACTATTTTATTTTTTCTCTTTAATGCATAAAATCATGACAGTTTATGCAGAGATTTTGTTTCATTTAATTTTTGCTAATATAAATAAAAAATATATTATGCATGCATAATACTTACTAAATTATTATTCAATACATTAGAAGTATTTACTTCCCTGGTTTTGTTGCTCTAAACTCTATTTTACTAGGCAGAACCCTTGAATTCATCTTTAAAATATCCAATATCAGATTTCCCATATCCTCTGGTTGAATTTTCCAACTGTCCTTTTCCGAAGGGATATTTCCATTGAAATGGGTGGCTACGGAGCCAGGCATAATCACTGTAGATTTAATATTATATTTTCTTAAATCAATCATGGCTGCCTGAGTGAATCCTACTACCCCAAATTTTGAGGCATTGTATCCGGTTCCGTTTTCAAAGAAATTGGCTCCCGCTAGACTTGAAATGGTTATATAATATCCTTCTGTTTTTTTCAATTCTTCTACAGAAGCTTTCAAGGTATAAAAAACACCGGTAAGATTGGTTTCGATCATATCATTCCATTCTTCCGGAGTCAGTTCGTCTACAGGCTTAAATATACCCAATCCAGCATTGGCTATCACGTAATCCAGCCTTCCGAATTTTTCAGTAATAAATTGTACTGCTGCAGCTTCACTTTCGAGGCTTCTCACATCAGAGACAATTCCCAGCACATTTTCCGAATATTGTTTAAGCTCTTCTTCTGCTTTCAATACATCTTCTTTTTTCCGTCCCGAAAATGCCACTGAGATCCCACTCTCCAGCAGAATCTTAGCAATTCCAAAACCTATTCCTTTTGTTCCTCCTGTGATATACGCTGTTTTATTCTCTGACATTATATAAAATTTAATTCTCTAAAATAACAAAAACGCTCCAATTGGAGCGTCTTACTGATACTAAGATTTATCAGGTATTATTTTTTTATGAATTTCTCGGTAGTTTTACCAGCTTTTGTTTCAATATTGATGATATAGCTTCCTGCACTCAGGCTTTTTACATCAACTCTATTATCAACAATATTTACATCAACTTTTCTTCCTCCCATATCAAAGACTTCAGCTTTGTTAATTTTTTCTACTGAATTGATATTTAAATAATCAGTTGTCGGATTTGGAGAAATGGTCATTTTTTTCACATTACTAAATACTTCTTGAGTTCCTAATATGTCATTCTGACCTTCAATACTAAATGCAAGACCATCAAATGTAGAATCACCTGTAAGCAGTGATATACTTGTCCAAGTTGTAGCTCCCGCACCAAAAGCATCCGTAGGATCTACAAGTTTTGCAGCATTACCATTGATTTGCCCTGAGAACCAGTTAAATATATTATCCCCATTATTGACACCATAAGAGGTTTGATTTGTTTTTGCAGCAAACACCACCCAATAAGTAGTATTAGCAGATAAAACAACAGGTGTACTTATTGCTGCTGTTACATCAATTTCAAAAGTATATCCTGATAAAGTTTTTACCAAAGAATATCCAGGGGCTCCTTTGGCTATATTCATTGTTGCAATGGGTGTTCCTGCACCATTAGGAATTCCTGCAGGGGACCCAGCAGCATCGGCATAAATATAGAGCATTACCCCTGTAGCAACAATAGTCTCTAGACTTTCCGCATTTTGAAAGCCTATCACTTTTATTTTTGTTATTCTACTTTGATTGGCAAGCGTAAAGTCGTCTGCAGAGGCAACAAAGTTTCCATTAGCCAACGCATCAGCAACAATACCATTGTTACTTGTAACTGTTTGATTAAAAATTGTCGTTTGTGCATTTAAAGAATATAACCCTAGAAAAACACTCAAAT containing:
- a CDS encoding MFS transporter; this translates as MSETENQQPKNIKNNPKIMKAWAVYDWANSVYSLVITSTIFPIYYSILTTAYEKKEYVAETKKWINVPVRHMIKIFGNEYQPDAVYGYSLTISFFIVVLLSPFLSSLADTIGNKKSFLQFFCYLGATSCMGLAMFTGMHNVFLGLLFSITASVGFWGSLVFYNSFLPDIATPDRQDALSARGYVYGYLGSVVLVVICLILIQVFAKGAAQQLLFTRISFLLTGAWWFGFSQYTFKHLPQFGDVKDKLPKDLVLLNYKNLFKKHEEQGGFFEVLKDNMGFYKDIAKESFHELFKVGGELFKDRNLKFFLSSFFFYSVGMQTIFLMATLFGKSEINLAQDKLIGTLLVIQIEAIIGAVIFSRLSKKIGNRNVISIAIFLWIVACLWAYFLNKENPTVEYQFYGVAAVVGLVMGGLQAMSRSTYSKLLPENSMENTTYFSFYDVLEKIAIIIGTFIFATLIEHFNNMRIAALSMTLFFGAGLILIRFLKVKMRENRETL
- a CDS encoding acetyl-CoA C-acyltransferase, encoding MKEVFIVSAVRTPMGSFMGSLSTVPATKLGAAAVKGALDKISLDPANVQEIYMGNVLQAGEGQAPARQVALGAGLSINTPSTTVNKVCASGMKAVTMAAQAIKAGDAEVIVAGGMENMSLVPHYYNARVATKLGDIKMQDGMVLDGLTDVYNKVHMGVCAEKCAVDYSITREDQDNFAIESYKRAAKAWSEGKFGEEIVPVSIPQRKGDPVIFAEDEEYKAVNFDRITTLPTVFKKEDGTVTAANASTLNDGASALILVSKEKMEELGLKPLAKIVSYADAAHEPENFTTAPAKALPIALKKAGLEISDIDFFEFNEAFSVVGLANNKILGLDAAKVNVNGGAVALGHPLGSSGSRIIVTLINVLKQNNAKYGAAAICNGGGGASAIVIENI
- a CDS encoding nucleoside permease, with translation MNLKLRLTILSFLQFFVWGAWLITMANFWFGTKHWEGTQFGAVFGTMGIASIFMPTITGIIADRWINAERIFSVLHILYGAMLFILPHSADPNSFFSVMLVAMCFYMPTIALANSISYTILKNNNMDVVKDFPPIRVWGTIGFIVAMWITNLSGNKATEGQFYIGGAVAIFLGIYALTLPKCPPQKLIDKDAPLIEQFGLNAFKLFGNYKMALFFLFSMLLGAALQLTNAYGDVFLSEFAHFPKYADSFVVQRSTIIMSISQVSETLFILAIPFFLKKFGIKKVMLMSMLAWVLRFGFFAYGVPDGFGLSLIILSCIVYGMAFDFFNISGSLFVETTTDKKIRSSAQGLFMMMTNGFGAVFGSYIAGWAIDKFFTHKFTTATDLSTYLETTPDNPTFLEILKNSFNAVVNSDGSLSSAVMVKDWQQIWLSFAIYSLVLAIFFAVLFKHKHKAEDVSSVKH
- a CDS encoding bifunctional nuclease family protein, which encodes MDYKQLIIRGISYSQTQSGAYALLLEHEETHIKLPVVIGNFEAQSISLGLEKDIHPPRPLTHDLFTKFIVSTNYVLVSVIIYQIVDGVFFSNINFKNKVTEEELILDARTSDAVAMAVRFDAPIFTTQQVLNEAGILLELEDVSKEEQTFSETVPTEDSLTSLSMEELQKLLEDAVKEEDYDTALEIQEEIKRRKKKID
- a CDS encoding electron transfer flavoprotein subunit alpha/FixB family protein; this encodes MAVFVYAENINGVYKKAAFEAVSYAKAVADKAGDTVTAISVNPTDSSDLLYKYGASNVINIKDEGLKSFSAKAFAQAVNEVADGNIIVFPHTTDASSIAPMLAVMKNYSLITNVLEAPESLSPFQVKRRAFSGKGFMHAKAEGSGVIVTVSQNAFGVKENAVSGSEEVKNLSVANDDTKVISHEQSSGKLDLKEAEVVVSAGRGMKGPENWGMIEELANVLGAATACSKPVSDIGWRPHTEHVGQTGKAISPNLYIAVGISGAIQHLAGVNSSKTIVVINSDAEAPFFKSADYGVVGDAFQIIPALTEKIKAIKG
- a CDS encoding electron transfer flavoprotein subunit beta/FixA family protein; the protein is MKILVCISSVPDTTSKINFTADKSAFDKNGIQWVINPLDEFALTKAVKLQESQGATVTVINVGDAATEPVIRKALAIGANDAVRVNLDPKDSYSTAKEIAAVAQNGGYDLILCGKESIDYNGGSVPGMVAQMLNQPFVNASVGLDVNGGEATAVREIEGGKETISVKLPAIIAGQKGLVDEKDLIIPNMRGIMSARTKPLQVVEPTSSEVKVQGVSYDSVPPRAAVKMVSPDNLDELVRLLHEEAKVI
- a CDS encoding SDR family oxidoreductase codes for the protein MSENKTAYITGGTKGIGFGIAKILLESGISVAFSGRKKEDVLKAEEELKQYSENVLGIVSDVRSLESEAAAVQFITEKFGRLDYVIANAGLGIFKPVDELTPEEWNDMIETNLTGVFYTLKASVEELKKTEGYYITISSLAGANFFENGTGYNASKFGVVGFTQAAMIDLRKYNIKSTVIMPGSVATHFNGNIPSEKDSWKIQPEDMGNLILDILKMNSRVLPSKIEFRATKPGK
- a CDS encoding T9SS type A sorting domain-containing protein, whose amino-acid sequence is MIRILYLSVFLGLYSLNAQTTIFNQTVTSNNGIVADALANGNFVASADDFTLANQSRITKIKVIGFQNAESLETIVATGVMLYIYADAAGSPAGIPNGAGTPIATMNIAKGAPGYSLVKTLSGYTFEIDVTAAISTPVVLSANTTYWVVFAAKTNQTSYGVNNGDNIFNWFSGQINGNAAKLVDPTDAFGAGATTWTSISLLTGDSTFDGLAFSIEGQNDILGTQEVFSNVKKMTISPNPTTDYLNINSVEKINKAEVFDMGGRKVDVNIVDNRVDVKSLSAGSYIINIETKAGKTTEKFIKK